The following is a genomic window from Chitinophagales bacterium.
TCGTTTATCATGTTCATCTTCATGTTCATGAATTAGACCGTTTTTTACGAGCCGTCTTATCACTTCTAGCCCAGTCGTCCGGTCGTGTACATTTCGCTCTATGAGTTGTGTTTTAGTAAGACTTCCTGCTCTTTTGAGAGCATAGAGATAGGTAAAGTCCTCTTGGTTTAGTTCCGAAAATTCTGCTAAGTAGGTTTTTAAATGACCTTTTGCGTAGCGGTACATCAAAACAAGCAATCTACTTATTTCCTCTTCTATATCATTCGTTTCTAGAGAATTATTGCTTGAGGAAACATCTATACAGGAGCTTCTATTCTCCTTATCCAATATCCAATAAGCGAAATCTGAAAGGTTATGACCCAGATTTTCTTCCTTCTGATAGAGCAAGAGTGCCTCCAAAATTTTTGTACATTGCGCATTCATATATAAAGACAATAAAGTGCGAAATTAAGATATTTAAAACAATTTCGTCCTATTTATTTTTTCTTATTATCTTTGTTCTAGATTTTGTAATGAATAATAAAAAAATAGCCATCATAGGCGCAGGCTTTTCCGGACTCAGTGCTGCATGTTATCTAGCAAGGCAGGGCTTTAGCGTTACTATATTTGAGAAAAATAAAGACACAGGAGGACGTGCTAGGATGTTTGAATCTGAAGGCTTTAGATTCGATATGGGACCGAGCTGGTACTGGATGCCGGATGTATTTGATAGATTTTTTGGAGATTTTGATAAGAAAACAGCGGATTATTATGATTTGGTAAAGTTGTCACCTGGTTTTCAAATTATATTTAAGGGCGGTGAACAATTTCTGATGCATAATGATGCTCAAGAATTGCGTCAAGCATTTGATAATCTCGAGCCAGGTAGTGGAAAGAAGTTGGAAAAATTTCTCAAAAATGCAGCATATAAATATAAAATAAGCATGACAGATTTGGTTTTCAAACCTTGTCATAGTGTTCTTGAATTTATTCGCTGGGACATTATACGCGAAGTATTCATAACTAATCTATTTAGTCCATTAGCCAATGAAGTTCGTGCACTCTTTAAAAATGAGAAACTAAGACAGGTTGTAGAATTTCCTGTTATATTCTTAGGTGCTATGGCAGACAAAATTCCTGCCCTTTATAGTATTATGAACTATGCAGCCATGGTACAAGGCACCTACTATCCTCAGGGTGGTATGGTCAAGATCGCCGAAGCTATGACTGCTTTAGCTCACGAGCTAGGAGTAGAGATCGTAACCAATGCCAATATAGAAAAAATAGAAGTAAATAATGGTAAAGCCATTGGGGTTAAATTGAATTCTAACTCTCTTGGTTTTGATGCTATCTTATCTTCCGCAGACTACCACCATACTGAAATGAAACTATTGGATGTTCCGTATAGAAATTATGATGAATCTTACTGGGAATCCCGGGTTTTTGCACCATCTTCTGTTTTATTTTATTTAGGTGTAAATAAAAAAATATCAAAACTTTTGCACCATAATCTTTTTTTCGATACAGACTACAATGCCCATGCTAGGGATATCTATGAAAACCCTAATTGGACCAAAGAGCCTCTTTTCTATGTTTGTTGTCCTTCCAAGACAGATACTACTGTAGCTCCAGAAAACTCGGAGAACATATTTATACTAATCCCACACGCTATTCAATTAGTCGAAAATGAGGCTATGGTGGACCACTATTTTCTAAATGTCATAGAGCGTCTAGAGAAATACACGGGTGAATCCATCAAGCCTCATATTGTTTTCAAAAAACAATTCACTGCTAAAAATTTTATTGAAGATTATAATTCGTATAAAGGAAATGCTTATGGATTAGCAAACACACTTATGCAGACAGCATTTCTAAAACCAAAGATGAAAAATAAAAAAGTGAATAATCTTTTCTATACAGGTCAGCTCACCGTTCCAGGACCAGGAGTGCCACCGGCGATTATTTCTGGAAAAATAGTTGCCAATGAAATCCATAAATATTTCACAACATAAATTTAATATACATGTCCGTAGCAATTAGTTTAAATTTACCACATGAGGCTATCGTCGAGCCTGTAAACATGAACACTACGATTCAATTCAATACGCTAGAGCTTACCAGCCCTAAATCTTTATATGATGAGATTTCTTTGCAGGCTAGTATAAATATTACTAAAAAATATAGCACTAGTTTTTCTATTGGCATTCTATGTCTTGATAAATCCGTGCGCAGTGCCATATACCAGATATACGGCTTTGTGCGGGTAGCCGATGAAATAGTAGATAGCTTTCATGGGTATGATAAAAAAACTCTCTTGAGTGAATTCGAAGAAGAAACATATCGAAGTATTGAAAGAAAAATCTCTACGAATCCTGTTTTGAATAGTTTTCAGTATGTAGTCAATAAATATAATATCGACCATAGTTTGATAAAGAGTTTTCTGAATAGTATGCGCATGGATTTAGAATCCAAATCACATGATAAAGTTTCGTACGATACTTATATTTATGGTTCAGCAGAAGTTGTAGGGCTTATGTGTCTATATGTCTTCGTAAATGGAGACATGACCTCTTATCATAGACTGCGTCCTATGGCTATGAAGCTCGGCTCGGCTTTTCAGAAAATAAATTTCTTGCGAGATATTAAAGAGGATTCCCTTCATCTAGGCAGAGTATATTTCCCAAATCTAGATTTGAGTCGATTCAATAATAGCACGAAGGAAACACTAATTGATGAAATTGAACTGGAATTTGACTTGGCACTAGAAGGTATTAAGTTGCTTCCTAAAACTTCGCGCTATGGAGTCTATTTAGCTTATGTGTACTATAAAGGACTTACACGAAAAATAAAAACCATGCCAGCGGAAGTTTTATTAAAAAAGAGAGCAAGTATCTCCAATGTTAAAAAACTCTCTATGGCAGTTTATACTATTTTTATGCGAAAATTTAAAATCAGCATTTAATGAAAATATTGCTTGCCTTTTTTCTTTTTATTAATTCAAGTCTAT
Proteins encoded in this region:
- the crtI gene encoding phytoene desaturase gives rise to the protein MNNKKIAIIGAGFSGLSAACYLARQGFSVTIFEKNKDTGGRARMFESEGFRFDMGPSWYWMPDVFDRFFGDFDKKTADYYDLVKLSPGFQIIFKGGEQFLMHNDAQELRQAFDNLEPGSGKKLEKFLKNAAYKYKISMTDLVFKPCHSVLEFIRWDIIREVFITNLFSPLANEVRALFKNEKLRQVVEFPVIFLGAMADKIPALYSIMNYAAMVQGTYYPQGGMVKIAEAMTALAHELGVEIVTNANIEKIEVNNGKAIGVKLNSNSLGFDAILSSADYHHTEMKLLDVPYRNYDESYWESRVFAPSSVLFYLGVNKKISKLLHHNLFFDTDYNAHARDIYENPNWTKEPLFYVCCPSKTDTTVAPENSENIFILIPHAIQLVENEAMVDHYFLNVIERLEKYTGESIKPHIVFKKQFTAKNFIEDYNSYKGNAYGLANTLMQTAFLKPKMKNKKVNNLFYTGQLTVPGPGVPPAIISGKIVANEIHKYFTT
- a CDS encoding MarR family transcriptional regulator — protein: MNAQCTKILEALLLYQKEENLGHNLSDFAYWILDKENRSSCIDVSSSNNSLETNDIEEEISRLLVLMYRYAKGHLKTYLAEFSELNQEDFTYLYALKRAGSLTKTQLIERNVHDRTTGLEVIRRLVKNGLIHEHEDEHDKRSVRIELTKKGEMAFIEIKSITRKVAKLITGKLTAKEKQKMYELLKKLDVFHQPLYLSKTKLELDFVLEKYSLN
- a CDS encoding phytoene/squalene synthase family protein yields the protein MNTTIQFNTLELTSPKSLYDEISLQASINITKKYSTSFSIGILCLDKSVRSAIYQIYGFVRVADEIVDSFHGYDKKTLLSEFEEETYRSIERKISTNPVLNSFQYVVNKYNIDHSLIKSFLNSMRMDLESKSHDKVSYDTYIYGSAEVVGLMCLYVFVNGDMTSYHRLRPMAMKLGSAFQKINFLRDIKEDSLHLGRVYFPNLDLSRFNNSTKETLIDEIELEFDLALEGIKLLPKTSRYGVYLAYVYYKGLTRKIKTMPAEVLLKKRASISNVKKLSMAVYTIFMRKFKISI